In a single window of the Centropristis striata isolate RG_2023a ecotype Rhode Island chromosome 18, C.striata_1.0, whole genome shotgun sequence genome:
- the si:ch73-91k6.2 gene encoding alpha-1,6-mannosyl-glycoprotein 2-beta-N-acetylglucosaminyltransferase — MRFRLLKRNLLALLGVSFIVATLLFSTRVLLVSDNDTTGPSKVVPGNQGTHSDDMAKFKFGSLPELTQSVYNANYKQCIHNVDKFPGEPQLVLLVQVHNRPEYLRLLIKSLEKAAEVHSFLLIFSHDYFSEEMNAIVQGITFCKVLQIYFPFSTQLYPNEFPGKDPRDCPRDISKDNALKTGCLNAEHPDSYGHYREAFITQTKHHWWWKLHFVWERVQAMQGYSGFVIFLEEDNYILPDFFHFYKSMIELRKSKCPDCDMLALGNHNSLTDFTRLSNKVLTTGWMSTKHNIGMAISREMYYKLMGCNEEYCTYDDYNWDWTLQRLSGTCISKAIKVLVAQGSRVLHTGDCGLHQKENCRPEWAAQKVEESLKTAKDGLFPPSLDLTAAEAVEHKAHMKNGGWGDIRDHILCNNYAKRL, encoded by the coding sequence atgaggTTTCGGCTGCTCAAAAGGAATCTGCTCGCGCTGTTGGGTGTTTCCTTTATAGTTGCGACTCTCCTGTTTTCTACACGTGTATTATTAGTTTCCGATAATGACACAACTGGACCTAGTAAGGTCGTTCCGGGAAACCAGGGCACGCATTCTGATGACATGGCGAAGTTTAAGTTTGGTTCGCTTCCAGAATTGACTCAGTCCGTTTACAATGCCAATTACAAGCAGTGTATTCACAATGTGGATAAGTTTCCAGGGGAGCCTCAACTGGTGCTGCTTGTGCAGGTCCACAACAGGCCTGAATACCTCAGACTGCTCATAAAGTCACTGGAGAAAGCTGCTGAGGTCCACAGCTTCCTCCTTATCTTTAGCCATGATTACTTTTCAGaggaaatgaatgccattgtgCAAGGGATAACTTTCTGCAAAGTCCTGCAAATTTATTTCCCCTTCAGCACTCAGCTATATCCCAATGAGTTTCCTGGAAAGGATCCACGGGACTGCCCACGAGACATATCCAAGGACAATGCTCTCAAAACAGGATGCCTCAACGCAGAACACCCTGACTCCTATGGACACTACAGGGAGGCCTTCATCACTCAGACCAAACACCACTGGTGGTGGAAATTGCACTTTGTGTGGGAGCGAGTGCAGGCGATGCAGGGCTACAGCGGCTTTGTAATCTTCCTGGAGGAGGACAACTACATCTTACCtgactttttccatttttataaatcaatGATTGAGTTAAGGAAGAGCAAATGCCCAGATTGTGACATGCTGGCTTTGGGTAACCACAACAGCCTGACTGATTTCACCAGACTGTCCAATAAAGTGTTGACAACTGGGTGGATGTCCACTAAACACAACATAGGCATGGCCATCTCCAGGGAGATGTACTACAAACTGATGGGCTGCAATGAAGAATACTGCACCTATGATGACTATAACTGGGACTGGACTCTGCAGCGCCTCTCGGGAACCTGCATATCAAAGGCCATCAAAGTGCTTGTGGCACAGGGCTCCAGGGTCCTCCACACAGGAGACTGTGGCCTTCACCAGAAGGAGAACTGCAGGCCAGAATGGGCTGCGCAGAAGGTTGAAGAGAGCCTTAAAACAGCCAAGGACGGCCTCTTTCCTCCATCTCTCGACCTTACTGCTGCAGAAGCAGTGGAGCACAAGGCTCACATGAAGAACGGAGGATGGGGAGATATTCGAGACCATATTCTATGCAATAACTACGCCAAACGTCTTTGA